The following coding sequences are from one Paracoccus alcaliphilus window:
- the hemA gene encoding 5-aminolevulinate synthase encodes MNYDAALDQAIGRLHEEGRYRTFIDIERTKGHFPQATWTRPDGSTREITVWCGNDYLGMGQHPVVLEAMHQALDAVGAGSGGTRNISGTTVHHKRLEAELADLHGKESALVFSSAYTANDATLSTLRKLFPGLIIYSDQLNHASMIEGIKRFDGAKRIFRHNDVAHLRELLAADDPAAPKLIAFESIYSMDGDFAPISAICDLADEFNALTYLDEVHAVGMYGPRGGGVAERDRLTHRIDIFNGTLGKAFGVFGGYIAGSARMCDAIRSYAPGFIFTTSIPPAVAAGAAASIRFLKGAEGQHLRDAQQLHARILKMRLKSLGMPIIDHGSHIVPVHVGHPVHCKSLSDLLLRDYGIYVQPINFPTVPRGTERLRFTPSPVHDARQIDHLVRAMDALWSQCALNRQEMTA; translated from the coding sequence ATGAATTATGATGCGGCACTTGACCAGGCCATCGGACGTCTCCACGAGGAGGGGCGCTATCGCACCTTCATCGATATCGAGCGGACGAAAGGCCATTTTCCGCAGGCTACCTGGACCCGTCCGGATGGCTCGACGCGGGAAATCACCGTCTGGTGCGGCAATGATTATCTGGGCATGGGCCAGCATCCGGTGGTTCTGGAGGCAATGCATCAGGCGCTTGATGCCGTCGGTGCCGGATCGGGCGGCACCCGCAACATCTCGGGCACGACTGTCCATCACAAGCGGCTTGAGGCCGAGCTGGCCGATCTGCATGGCAAGGAGTCCGCGCTGGTGTTCTCCAGCGCCTATACCGCCAATGACGCGACGCTTTCGACCCTGCGCAAGCTGTTTCCGGGGCTGATCATCTATTCCGACCAACTGAACCACGCCTCGATGATCGAGGGGATCAAGCGGTTCGACGGCGCCAAGCGCATCTTCCGCCATAACGATGTCGCGCATCTGCGCGAATTGCTGGCGGCGGATGATCCGGCGGCGCCCAAGCTGATCGCCTTCGAATCGATCTATTCGATGGATGGGGATTTCGCCCCTATTTCCGCGATCTGCGATCTGGCCGATGAATTCAACGCGCTGACCTATCTGGACGAGGTTCACGCGGTCGGCATGTATGGCCCACGCGGCGGCGGCGTGGCCGAGCGTGACCGCCTGACCCATCGCATCGACATCTTCAACGGTACGCTTGGCAAGGCGTTCGGCGTCTTTGGCGGCTATATCGCCGGCTCGGCCCGGATGTGCGACGCGATCCGGTCCTATGCGCCCGGCTTCATCTTCACCACCTCGATCCCGCCTGCGGTGGCGGCGGGGGCGGCGGCCTCGATCCGGTTCCTGAAGGGCGCGGAAGGCCAGCATCTGCGCGATGCCCAGCAATTGCATGCGCGAATCCTGAAAATGCGGCTGAAATCGCTGGGGATGCCGATCATCGACCACGGCAGCCATATCGTGCCGGTCCATGTCGGCCACCCGGTCCATTGCAAATCGCTGTCGGACCTGCTGCTGCGCGACTATGGCATCTATGTCCAGCCGATCAACTTCCCCACCGTGCCCCGCGGGACCGAGCGTCTGCGCTTTACCCCCTCGCCGGTGCATGATGCCCGGCAGATCGACCATCTGGTGCGCGCCATGGATGCGCTGTGGTCGCAATGCGCGCTCAATCGTCAGGAAATGACCGCCTGA
- a CDS encoding dipeptidase, which produces MSKDAQLDGMLAELDRGHDAALQRLLEFLRIPSVSTDPAHRGDVRRAAEWLCDQLQQLGFQAQIRDTPGHPMVVAHSQKGDARPVLFYGHYDVQPVDPLELWDRPPFEPEIQQTPEGAVIRGRGASDDKGQLMTFIEAFRAWKAVHGELPSDLTLLFEGEEESGSPSLRPFLHENAAELRASLAMICDTGLYADGRPAITTQLRGLVGEEVIIRGADRDLHSGSFGGLAANPVMVLAQALGALKDGTGRVTLPGFYDGVTDLPPELRRDWQALGFDAGDFLGRVGLSEPIGEKGRMPLDMVWNQPTAEINGIVGGYAGEGFKTVLPAEARAKVSFRLTGSQDPEKIRDAFRDHIRRFLPADCTVEFTNHGGSPASVMDISDPAFASARAALSEEWGREAAFIGAGGSIPVAGDFKEILGMDSMLIGFGRDDDRIHSPNEKYNLESFTKGARSWVRILATLR; this is translated from the coding sequence ATGAGCAAGGATGCACAGCTGGACGGAATGCTGGCCGAACTGGATCGCGGGCACGATGCCGCCTTGCAGCGGCTGCTGGAGTTCCTGCGCATCCCCTCGGTCTCGACCGATCCGGCCCATCGTGGCGATGTACGCCGCGCCGCCGAATGGTTGTGCGATCAGCTGCAACAGCTTGGTTTTCAAGCACAGATTCGCGACACGCCGGGCCATCCGATGGTTGTCGCCCATTCCCAAAAAGGCGATGCGCGACCGGTCCTGTTCTATGGCCATTACGACGTGCAGCCGGTCGATCCGCTGGAACTGTGGGACCGCCCGCCCTTCGAGCCCGAAATCCAGCAGACCCCGGAAGGCGCGGTGATCCGTGGCCGGGGCGCCTCGGACGACAAGGGCCAGCTGATGACCTTCATCGAGGCCTTCCGGGCATGGAAGGCCGTTCACGGCGAACTGCCCTCGGATCTGACCCTGCTGTTCGAGGGCGAGGAAGAATCAGGCTCTCCGTCGCTGCGCCCATTCCTGCACGAAAATGCGGCGGAACTGAGAGCCTCACTGGCGATGATCTGCGACACCGGACTCTATGCCGATGGCCGCCCCGCGATCACCACTCAACTGCGCGGGCTGGTCGGAGAAGAGGTGATCATCCGCGGCGCCGATCGCGACCTGCATTCGGGCAGCTTCGGCGGGCTGGCGGCCAATCCGGTAATGGTGCTGGCACAGGCACTGGGCGCGCTGAAGGATGGAACCGGGCGCGTGACCCTGCCCGGCTTTTATGATGGCGTGACCGATCTGCCGCCCGAATTGCGCCGCGACTGGCAGGCGCTTGGCTTCGATGCAGGCGATTTTCTGGGCAGGGTCGGGCTGAGCGAACCGATCGGCGAAAAGGGCCGGATGCCGCTGGATATGGTCTGGAACCAGCCCACCGCCGAAATCAACGGCATCGTCGGCGGCTATGCGGGCGAAGGCTTCAAGACCGTCCTTCCGGCCGAAGCCCGCGCCAAGGTCAGCTTCCGCCTGACCGGCAGTCAGGACCCTGAAAAGATCCGCGACGCCTTCCGCGATCATATCCGACGCTTCCTGCCCGCGGATTGCACAGTCGAATTCACCAATCACGGCGGCAGCCCGGCCAGCGTGATGGATATTTCGGACCCGGCCTTCGCCTCCGCCCGCGCCGCGCTGAGCGAGGAATGGGGCCGCGAGGCCGCTTTCATCGGTGCGGGTGGCTCCATCCCCGTCGCGGGCGATTTCAAAGAGATCCTCGGCATGGATTCGATGCTGATAGGCTTTGGCCGCGACGATGATCGCATCCATTCACCGAACGAGAAATACAACCTGGAAAGCTTTACCAAAGGCGCGCGGTCATGGGTACGCATCCTCGCAACTCTGCGCTGA
- a CDS encoding lytic transglycosylase domain-containing protein: protein MKQPDEVRMRPALALATLALLAACNTSGPSTQEIARQEAQQMALAANPPMRWQGNGGSDAWTKATLTALDREGVTILSQVPADIDSFCPNYAELGQTGRKAFWAGLLSAVAKHESTYNPGARGGGGKWLGLMQIAPATWNHYGCSGNITDGADNMTCAVRIMSRQVGRDNAVAHDGNGWRGVARDWAPMRNSSKRADIAAWTSSQSYCSAKTDT from the coding sequence ATGAAACAGCCCGATGAGGTTCGTATGCGCCCTGCGCTCGCTCTGGCCACCCTTGCCCTTCTTGCCGCCTGCAATACATCCGGCCCCTCGACACAAGAGATCGCCCGGCAAGAGGCGCAGCAAATGGCGCTGGCGGCCAATCCCCCGATGCGCTGGCAGGGGAATGGCGGCTCTGATGCGTGGACGAAAGCGACGCTGACGGCTCTGGACCGCGAAGGCGTGACGATCCTGTCGCAGGTGCCCGCCGATATCGACAGCTTCTGCCCCAATTACGCCGAACTGGGCCAGACCGGGCGCAAGGCTTTCTGGGCCGGCCTGCTGTCGGCAGTGGCCAAGCATGAAAGCACCTATAATCCGGGCGCGCGCGGCGGCGGCGGCAAATGGCTGGGCCTGATGCAGATCGCGCCCGCGACATGGAACCATTACGGCTGTTCGGGCAATATCACCGATGGGGCCGATAACATGACCTGCGCGGTGCGGATCATGTCCCGCCAGGTGGGCCGCGACAATGCGGTCGCCCATGACGGCAACGGCTGGCGCGGTGTGGCCCGGGACTGGGCGCCGATGCGCAACTCTTCGAAACGCGCCGATATTGCAGCCTGGACCAGCAGTCAGAGCTATTGCAGCGCAAAGACCGATACCTGA